A genomic stretch from Barnesiella intestinihominis YIT 11860 includes:
- a CDS encoding peptide chain release factor 3, with protein sequence MSTLTEEISKRRTFAIISHPDAGKTTLTEKLLLFGGAIHIAGAVKSNKIKKTATSDWMEIEKQRGISVATSVMGFNYGDYKINILDTPGHQDFAEDTYRTLTAVDSVIIVVDVAKGVETQTRKLMEVCRMRNTPVIVFVNKLDREGRDPFDILDELEAELKINVRPLSWPINIGQKFKGVYNIYEQNLNLFTPNKQVVTERIELTDVNSPELETYIGEQDAEKLRADLELVEGVYPEFNTEDYLAAKMAPVFFGSALNMFGVKELLDCFVKIAPAPKPIQAVERVVRPEEENFTGFVFKIHANMDPNHRSCIAFVKVCSGKFERNANYKHVRSNKMMRFSSPTAFMAQKKSVVDEAYPGDIVGLPDTGNFKIGDTLTCGEELHFKGLPSFSPEMFKYIENDDPMKSKQLNKGIDQLMDEGVAQLFVSQFNGRKIIGTVGQLQFEVIQYRLLHEYGAQCRWEPISLYKACWIESDDPQALEAFKKRKHQFMSVDRDGRDVFMADSNYVLQMAQTDFPKIKFHFTSEF encoded by the coding sequence GTGAGTACACTTACAGAAGAAATCAGTAAACGTAGAACATTCGCTATTATCAGCCACCCGGATGCAGGAAAAACGACACTAACCGAAAAACTACTTCTTTTCGGAGGAGCTATTCACATTGCCGGAGCTGTAAAATCGAATAAAATCAAAAAGACCGCCACTTCGGACTGGATGGAGATAGAGAAGCAACGCGGTATCTCGGTCGCTACTTCGGTCATGGGATTCAATTACGGCGATTACAAGATAAATATTCTCGATACCCCGGGTCACCAAGACTTCGCCGAAGACACATACCGCACACTGACAGCAGTAGATAGCGTAATTATCGTAGTCGACGTTGCAAAAGGTGTTGAAACACAAACTCGCAAACTCATGGAGGTGTGTCGTATGCGCAATACACCGGTAATCGTGTTTGTCAACAAACTCGATCGTGAGGGTCGCGACCCGTTCGACATTCTGGACGAATTGGAAGCAGAGCTGAAAATAAACGTACGGCCCCTCAGTTGGCCTATCAACATCGGACAAAAATTCAAAGGAGTTTACAATATCTACGAACAGAATCTAAACCTATTTACACCGAATAAACAAGTCGTTACCGAACGCATCGAATTAACTGATGTGAACAGTCCCGAATTGGAAACCTACATAGGAGAACAAGATGCCGAAAAGTTACGTGCCGACCTCGAATTGGTCGAAGGCGTCTATCCCGAATTTAACACGGAAGATTATTTAGCTGCCAAAATGGCTCCCGTATTTTTCGGCTCGGCACTAAATATGTTCGGAGTAAAAGAATTGCTCGATTGCTTTGTGAAAATAGCGCCTGCACCCAAACCCATTCAAGCGGTAGAAAGAGTCGTCCGACCCGAAGAGGAAAACTTCACAGGGTTCGTATTCAAAATACACGCCAACATGGATCCCAATCATCGCAGTTGTATCGCTTTCGTAAAAGTATGCTCTGGAAAATTCGAACGAAATGCCAATTACAAGCATGTGCGCAGTAACAAGATGATGCGCTTTTCGAGTCCCACGGCATTCATGGCACAGAAGAAATCGGTGGTCGACGAAGCTTATCCCGGCGACATCGTCGGGTTGCCCGATACAGGCAACTTCAAAATAGGCGACACGCTCACCTGTGGCGAGGAATTGCACTTCAAAGGGCTACCGAGTTTCTCGCCCGAAATGTTCAAATACATCGAAAACGATGATCCGATGAAGTCGAAACAATTGAACAAGGGTATAGATCAACTAATGGACGAAGGTGTAGCCCAATTATTCGTCAGTCAATTCAACGGCCGTAAAATCATCGGGACAGTAGGACAACTACAATTCGAAGTTATCCAATACCGATTGCTACACGAATATGGAGCGCAGTGCCGTTGGGAGCCCATTAGCCTTTACAAGGCTTGTTGGATAGAAAGCGACGACCCACAGGCTCTCGAAGCATTCAAAAAACGGAAACACCAGTTCATGAGTGTAGACCGCGATGGTCGCGACGTCTTCATGGCCGATTCGAACTATGTTCTACAAATGGCTCAAACAGATTTTCCCAAGATAAAATTCCACTTCACAAGTGAATTCTAA